One window from the genome of Cottoperca gobio chromosome 15, fCotGob3.1, whole genome shotgun sequence encodes:
- the papolg gene encoding poly(A) polymerase gamma isoform X2 gives MKEMSSTMPGGQQPQKHYGITSAISLAPPRELDHQYTKKLCDAMKPFGVFEDEEELNHRLAVLGKLNNFVKEWISEISELKNLPPSAISCVGGKIFTFGSYRLGVHTKGADIDALCVAPRHVERSDFFQSFFEKFKQHEEIKDLRAVEDAFVPVIKFKFDGIEIDLLFARLALQSIPDNLDLRGDSILRNLDIRCIRSLNGCRVTDEILYLVPNKENFRLTLRAIKLWAKRRGIYSNMLGFLGGVSWAMLVARTCQLYPNAVAATLVHKFFLVFSKW, from the exons ATGAAAGAAATGTCAAG CACCATGCCTGGTGGGCAGCAGCCTCAGAAACACTATGGCATCACCTCTGCCATTAGCCTTGCACCCCCTCGAGAACTAGACCACCAGTACACCAAGAAGCTCTGTGATGCTATGAAACCTTTTGGGGTGTTTGAAGACGAAGAGGAATTGAACCATAG ACTTGCAGTTCTTGGGAAGTTGAATAACTTTGTTAAAGAATGGATATCAGAGATCAGTGAATTAAAG AACCTTCCACCATCAGCTATAAGCTGTGTTGGGGGCAAGATATTTACATTTGGTTCGTACAGACTTGGAGTGCACACAAAAG GAGCTGATATTGATGCCTTATGTGTGGCTCCACGCCATGTAGAGAGAAGCGACTTTTTCCAGTCTTTCTTTGAGAAATTCAAACAGCACGAAGAAATCAAAGACCTGAGG GCTGTCGAAGATGCCTTTGTACCGGTGATAAAATTCAAATTTGACGGAATAGAG ATTGACCTGCTTTTTGCCAGACTGGCCTTACAGTCCATTCCAGACAACTTGGACCTGAGGGGAGACTCCATCCTGAGAAACTTGGACATTCGATGTATCCGCAGTCTTAACG GTTGTCGAGTGACAGATGAAATTCTGTACCTGGTGCCAAACAAAGAGAACTTTAGACTAACCTTGAGAGCCATTAAACTGTGGGCAAAAC GTCGTGGGATCTACTCCAACATGCTGGGGTTTCTGGGTGGAGTGTCATGGGCCATGCTGGTGGCCCGGACCTGCCAGCTCTACCCTAACGCTGTGGCCGCCACGCTGGTCCACAAGTTCTTCTTGGTGTTTTCCAAGTGGTGA